Below is a genomic region from Pseudomonas extremaustralis.
AGGAGTTGACCGTGGGCGCGGCGAACGCACACAACGCCGGGCCATGGGCGAGCAGGCCGGCGGCGAAGTGATAGGCCATTTTCGACAGGCCCATGCCGCTCGGGTCGCTGGCGTCGTGGAACAGGTTCTTGTTCTCGGCGCTGCTGATCGACAGGTGAAAGTGCATGCCATTGCCGGCGCGTTTCGGGTCGGGCTTGGGCATGAAGGAACAGATCATTCCCAGGTCGTTGGCGATCTCGCCGGCGGCCATGCGGAAGAAGGTGAAACGGTCGGCCGAGGTCAGGGCGTCGCTGTAGGTGTAGTTGATCTCGAACTGGCCGTTGGCGTCTTCGTGGTCGATTTGATAGACCTCGAAATCCACCGCCTGCAGGGCTTCGGTCAGGTGCTCCAGGAACACCCGCGAGCGCGACAGGCCCTTGTAGTCGTAGCAAGGCTTGTCGAGGTTGTCGCTGGGATCGACCAGTTGCAGCTTGCCCTGCTCGTCGCGACGCATCAGGTTGAATTCGGGTTCCAGGCCGGTGTTCAGCGTCCAGCCCTTGTCTTGCAGGCGCTGCACTTGCTGCTGCAAGACGTAGCGGCTGTCATAGGGATGGGGCTTGCCATCGACATGGCCCACGCACACCACCCGCCCGTAGCCTGGCTGCCAGGGCACCGGGGTCAGCGTGGACAGGTCGCCCCGCGCCATGAAGTCCGGGCCGTGGGGTTCCATGCCCATGCCGCTGATGGCAAAGCCGGCGAACCCGGCGCCCTCTTCGGCCACCGTCTTGAGCCCGCAAATCGGCACCGACTTGGTCTTGGCCGCACCGTGTATATCCACAAACTGCGCAAGCACGTACTTGATGCCGTACTTGTCGATGATGCGCTGGGTTTCTGCTGGCAACATTGGGTGTCACTCCTCGCGAAAGGCAAAACCGTGTGGGTGGGCCTGGACTGTCTTTTTATTCCTAAAAAGAAAGTTAGTTTCCCTACAGGAATGCAATACCCTTGCCAGATCTGCGAGCGAGTGATTGAAGTGCCGGTGAAAGCGCTTTTGTGCTGTATATATGGGAAAATTCTTTTCCCCGTGGGAATACGTACCAGGGCGCGGCCGCCAAGGGTCGCCGTTTGCACTTTCCTAGTGCGAAACTAATATTACTGAACGGAAAGTGTGCAGGATCAGATGACTATGTCCACCGAAACCGCCCCCCGCCTCAAACTCGAGCAATACCTGGGTTTGCAGATCAAACGCCAGCGCCAGGCCCAGGACCTGAAGCTGTCCGACGTGGCGAAGATTGCCGATATCAGCCAGGGCATGTTGAGCAAGATCGAAAACGCCCAGGTCTCCACCAGCCTCGATACCCTCAGCCGCCTGTGTGACGTGCTCGGGTTGCCGTTATCGAAATTGTTCGCCGAATACGATCAACAGGACGGCAGTGCCTTGCTGGTCAAGGCCGACCAAGGCATGGAAGTGGTGCGCCGAGGAACGGAAAAGGGGCACACCTACCATTTGCTCAACCATACGCGCGGGCCGAAGAAGAGCTTCGAGGCGTACATGGTCAGCATGGACGACGCCAGCGAAGAGTTCCCGACCTTCGCCCACCCTGGCACCGAGTTCCTGCACTTGCTGGAAGGAGAGCTGATTTATCGGCATGGGAACCAGCTGTATCGGATGGAAGCCGGCGACAGCCTGACGTTCGAGGGCGAGATTCCCCATGGTCCTGAGCAACTGGTGCGGGTGCCGATTCGCCTGTTGTCGATCATGAACTACGGTAACGACAAGGAATCATGAAGATCGACCTGTGGGAGGGGGCTTGCTCCCGATAGCGGTGTACCAGTCGCCATTGGTTTTGACTGGTAGATCGCTATCGGGAGCAAGCCCCCTCCCACATTTTTGATTGTGTTGGGCCCGTGAAAATTTCCCCTCAGTTAAAAAACTTTCCCAAAACCCCTAGACGCCCCGCCCCCATTCCCCTATAAAGCCACTTCAGGAATATTTTATTCCTCACAAGAAAATGCGCTCACGGAACGAGCCTGCTGTCCTCTGACGTTTTTTCGCTATGCGATGAGCTGCCGCCATCATCCCGAGGACGTGTCATGCAACACGAAAAAAACCATTTCATCATCAAGGTCACTTGTCCCGCGGTGTCCGGCATTGTCGCTGCCGTCACCACGTACCTGGCGGACAACGCGTGCTACATCGGGGAGATGGCGCAGTTCGATGATGATTTCAGCGGTCGCTTCTTCATGCGCGCCGTGTTTCGTTTCAACGACGGGCACGCCGGCGACCTGGAACAGATCCGCGCCGGTTTCGCCGATGTCGCCCAGGCGTTCGACATGCAGTGGGAGCTTTATGACACCCGCGAGCCGATGCGCGTGATGCTGATGGTGAGCAAGTTCGACCATTGCCTCACCGACCTGCTCTACCGCTACCACAAGGGCGAGATGGACATGACCATCACCGCCATCGTCTCCAATCACCTCGACCTGCGGCCCATGGCCGAGCGCGAGGGCATCCGCTTCATCTACCTGCCCGTGGCCAAGGACAACAAGGCTGCGCAGGAAGCCGAGCTGATGAAGATCGTCGACGACACCCGCACCGAACTGGTGGTGCTGGCGCGCTATATGCAGATCCTCTCCGACGACCTGTGCCGGCAACTGTCGGGACGCGCGATCAATATCCACCATTCGTTCCTGCCCGGTTTCAAAGGCGCCAAGCCCTATCACCAGGCCTATCAACGCGGCGTCAAGCTGATCGGCGCGACGGCGCACTATGTGACCAGCGACCTGGATGAGGGCCCGATCATCGAACAGGAAGTGCAGCGCGTGGACCACGTGTACAAGCCGGACGACCTGGTCGCCATCGGCCGTGACACCGAAACCGTGGCCCTGTCCAAGGCGGTCAAATACCACCTGGAACACCGGGTCTTCCTCAACCAGGACAGAACGGTGGTGTTCCGGTGAGCGCGCCTAAACTGATCGACGGCAAAGCCGCCGCCGCACGGGTACTGCTGCAAGTGCGCGAGGACGTGGCGCGCCTGCACGAGCAAGCCATTGAACCGGCCCTGGCGGTGATCCTGGTAGGCAACGACGCCGCCAGCCAGGTGTATGTGCGCAACAAGATCCTGCGCGCCGAAGAGGTGGGCATCCGCTCCCTGGAGCATCGGCTGCCCAGCGACACCAGCACCGAACAACTGTTGATCCTCATCGCCCAGTTGAATGCCGACCCTGCGATCCACGGCATTCTCCTGCAACTGCCGCTGCCCAGGCAGATGGACGAACTGCGCGCCCTGGAGGCCATCGCGCCGCAGAAGGACGTGGACGGTTTCCACAGCCAGAACGTCGGCGGCCTCAGCCAGGGGCGCGCGGTGCTCACGCCCTGCACCCCCAGCGGTTGCCTGTACCTGCTGGAGCAAACCTGTGGCGACCTGCGCGGCAAACACGCGGTGGTGATCGGTCGCTCGAACATCGTCGGCAAACCCATGGCCGCCCTGCTGCTGCAGGCCGACTGCTCGGTGACCGTACTGCATTCGCGCAGCCACAACGCCGAGGCGCTGTGCCGCCAGGCCGACATCGTGATCGCCGCCGTGGGCCGCCCGCGCTTGATCGACGCCAGCTGGCTCAAACCCGGCGCGGTGGTGATCGACGTCGGCATCAACCGTATCGATGACAACGGCCGCAGCCGCCTGGTGGGCGATGTCGACTTCGACGCCGCCCTGCCCCACGTCGCCGCCATCACCCCGGTCCCCGGCGGCGTCGGCCCGATGACCATTGCCTTCCTGATGAAAAACACCGTGACCGCCGCCCTTGCGCAACATCACGCCCTACGCAGCCAATCGGAGGCCGTATGCCATTCAATCTATTGAAATACGGGCTGAGTTCGGAGTACCCGGTGGAGGTGGACCTGCCGCCGCCCAAAGAACTCAAGTCGAGTTACGACGTGGTGATCATCGGCGCCGGCGGCCACGGCCTGGCGACTGCCTACTACCTGGCCAAGTACCACGGCATCACTAACATTGCCGTGCTGGAAAAGTCCTATCTGGGCGGCGGCAACACGGCGCGCAACACGGCGGTGATCCGCTCCAACTACCTGACCAGCGACGGGGTACGCTTCTACGCCGAGTCGGTGAAGATGTTCCAGGCGCTGTCCAACGAATTCGATTTCAACATCATGTATTCCGAGCGCGGCCAACTGACCCTGGCCCACACCGACGCCACCGTGCGCTCGTTCCGCCAGCGCGCCGAGGTCAACAAGCACTTCGGCGGGCGTACCGAGATGATCGACCGCCAGCAGATCCGCGAACTGGTGCCCAGCCTCAACCTCGACCCCGGCCACCTGCCGGTGCTCGCCGGGCTCTGGCACATCGACGGCGCCACCGCGCGCCACGATGCCGTGGCCTGGGGCTACGCCAAACAGGCGGCCAAGCGCGGCGTGGAAATCCATCAGCTCACCGAAGTGCAGGACCTGATCATCGAAAACGGCGCCATCACCGCCGTGAAAACCAATCGCGGCACCATCAAGTGCGGCTGCGCGGTGCAGGCAATTGCCGGGCACAGTTCGCTGCTGATGGCCAAGGCCGGCATCCGCTCGCCGATCCAGACCTTCCCGTTGCAGGCCATGGTCACCCAGCCGTTCAAGCCGTTCCTCGATCCGCTGGTGAGTTCCTCGGCCCTGCACTGCTACGTGCAGCAAACCAGCCGGGGCGAAGTGGTGTTCGGCGGCGGTTCCGACCCCTACCCGCTGTTCAACACGCGCTCGACCCTGGACCTCAAGGAAAGCCTGCTGGCCCATGCCATCGAGATGTTCCCGTTCCTGGCCAACGCCAAGTTGATGCGCCAGTGGGCCGGGATCACCGACATGACCCCGGACTACAGCCCGATCATGGGCCTGTCGCCAGTGAAGAATTATTACCTCGACGCCGGTTGGGGCACCTGGGGCTTCAAGGCCACGCCGATCTGCGGCAAGACCATGGCCGAGCTGGTCGCCAGCGGCGGCAAGGTGCCGGCGCTGATCAAACCTTTCGGCCTCGAACGTTTCTCGACCTTTCAGCAAGTCAATGAGATGGGCGCCACGGCGGCCAGTCACTGATGGAGAGCGGACTATGAAAATCATGATTTGCCCGCTCAACGGGCCGCGCAATATCAGCGAGTTCACCTACGGCGGCGAGCTCAAGCCCATGCCCGATCCGGTCAACTGCAGCGACGCCGAATGGGCCGACTATGTGTTCAACACCGACAATCTCGCCGGCGTCGTGCGCGAATGGTGGATGCACACGCCGTCCAGCTACTGGTTCCTCGCCGAGCGCCACACCGTTACCGACGAGATCCTGCGCACCTTCGATCCCAAGGAACTGTTCACCCACCGCGTCGACTTCAACGCCACCCAGGAGATCGCCGGATGAACCGCCTCCCCGCCCCCATGGGCCTGCTGATCCACCGCGATCAACCGCTCGAGTTCAGTTTCGATGGCCAGCCCTACCAGGGCTTGCAGGGCGACAGCATCGCCAGTGCCTTGCTCGCCAATGGGCGCTTTCTGATGTCGCGCTCGTTCAAATACCACCGCCCACGCGGGCCGCTGAGCATGGCCGGCCAGGACGCCAACAGCCTGGTGCAGTTACCCCAGGAACCCAACGTGCTGGCCGATGCCCACGCGCTGACCCACGGCCTGGCGGTGACCGCGCAGAACGTCAACGGCACGCTGGACCACGACCGCGACGCCTATATGGGCAAGTTCTCCAAATTCATGCCGGTGGGCTTCTATTACCGCTCGTTCTACAAGCCCAAGGGCATGTGGAAAGTCTGGGAGCCGATCATCCGCAAAAAGGCCGGCCTGGGCGTGCTCGACCTGAAGTTCCAGCCCGAGTACTACGACAAGGCCTACCTGTTCACCGACCTCGCCGTCATCGGTGCCGGCCCCGCCGGTTTGCAGGCGGCGCTGACCGCCGCCAACGCCGGGGCCAAGGTGCTGCTGATCGAACAACAGCCGGTCCTCGGCGGCTCGCTGACCTACGCGCGCTTCGACATCGCCGGGACCCGCGCCGATACCTTGCGCCGTGAATTGCTCGACGCGGTGCAGCACCACACGAATATCCAGGTGCTGACCGAGGCGACGTGCAACGCCTGGTTCACCGACAACTACCTGCCGGTAATCCAGGGCAAGCGCATGTACAAGGTGCGCGCGCAGCAGTGCCTGGTGTGCAGCGGCTCGTTCGACCAACCGGTGATCTTTCGCAACAACGACCTGCCGGGGGTGATGCTGACCAGTGCCGCGCAACGCCTGATGAAACTCTATGCGGTCAAGCCCGGCAAACGCGCAGTGGTGCTCACCGGCAACGACGACGGTTACCTCGCCGCCCTCGACCTGCATGACCAGGGCGTGGACGTCGCCGCCGTCATCGACCTGCGCCATGCCTGCGCCGACAAGGCGCTGCCCGGCGCGCTGGCCCAGCGCAAGATCCGTTGCCTGACCAACAGCACCGTGTTCGAGGCCCTGCACGAAAAAGGTATGCGCCATGTAAAGGCGGTCGATGTGCGCCAGATCACCGGCCAAGGCCAAGTCAGCGACAGCGGGCAGGTGATCGACTGCGACCTGCTGTGCATGTCGGCTGGCTATATGCCGGTGTACCAACTGCTGTGCCAGGCCGGCGGCAAACTGGCCTATGAGGACCCGCGTGCGGAATTCAGCCTCAGCGGCCTGCCGCAGAACCTCAGCGTGGCCGGTTCGGTCCATGGTCGGCACCAGTTGGACAATGTGCTGGCGGACGCGAACAACGCTGCCCACGACATCGCCCTCGCCCTTGGCTTGAGCCCGGCCGTCGTGCGTACCGCGCTGCGCGCCGAAG
It encodes:
- the glnT gene encoding type III glutamate--ammonia ligase, translating into MLPAETQRIIDKYGIKYVLAQFVDIHGAAKTKSVPICGLKTVAEEGAGFAGFAISGMGMEPHGPDFMARGDLSTLTPVPWQPGYGRVVCVGHVDGKPHPYDSRYVLQQQVQRLQDKGWTLNTGLEPEFNLMRRDEQGKLQLVDPSDNLDKPCYDYKGLSRSRVFLEHLTEALQAVDFEVYQIDHEDANGQFEINYTYSDALTSADRFTFFRMAAGEIANDLGMICSFMPKPDPKRAGNGMHFHLSISSAENKNLFHDASDPSGMGLSKMAYHFAAGLLAHGPALCAFAAPTVNSYKRLVVGNSLSGATWAPAFIAFGANNRSAMVRVPYGRLEFRLPDAGCNPYLVSAAIIAAGLDGIDRQLEIDHVCNENLYSLSLEQIAERGIKTLPQSLKEACDALEADPLFAEVLGPQIVGEFIKLKRMEWVEYSRHVSDWEIQRYTEFF
- a CDS encoding helix-turn-helix domain-containing protein; amino-acid sequence: MSTETAPRLKLEQYLGLQIKRQRQAQDLKLSDVAKIADISQGMLSKIENAQVSTSLDTLSRLCDVLGLPLSKLFAEYDQQDGSALLVKADQGMEVVRRGTEKGHTYHLLNHTRGPKKSFEAYMVSMDDASEEFPTFAHPGTEFLHLLEGELIYRHGNQLYRMEAGDSLTFEGEIPHGPEQLVRVPIRLLSIMNYGNDKES
- the purU gene encoding formyltetrahydrofolate deformylase, yielding MQHEKNHFIIKVTCPAVSGIVAAVTTYLADNACYIGEMAQFDDDFSGRFFMRAVFRFNDGHAGDLEQIRAGFADVAQAFDMQWELYDTREPMRVMLMVSKFDHCLTDLLYRYHKGEMDMTITAIVSNHLDLRPMAEREGIRFIYLPVAKDNKAAQEAELMKIVDDTRTELVVLARYMQILSDDLCRQLSGRAINIHHSFLPGFKGAKPYHQAYQRGVKLIGATAHYVTSDLDEGPIIEQEVQRVDHVYKPDDLVAIGRDTETVALSKAVKYHLEHRVFLNQDRTVVFR
- the folD gene encoding bifunctional methylenetetrahydrofolate dehydrogenase/methenyltetrahydrofolate cyclohydrolase FolD: MSAPKLIDGKAAAARVLLQVREDVARLHEQAIEPALAVILVGNDAASQVYVRNKILRAEEVGIRSLEHRLPSDTSTEQLLILIAQLNADPAIHGILLQLPLPRQMDELRALEAIAPQKDVDGFHSQNVGGLSQGRAVLTPCTPSGCLYLLEQTCGDLRGKHAVVIGRSNIVGKPMAALLLQADCSVTVLHSRSHNAEALCRQADIVIAAVGRPRLIDASWLKPGAVVIDVGINRIDDNGRSRLVGDVDFDAALPHVAAITPVPGGVGPMTIAFLMKNTVTAALAQHHALRSQSEAVCHSIY
- a CDS encoding FAD-dependent oxidoreductase; translation: MPFNLLKYGLSSEYPVEVDLPPPKELKSSYDVVIIGAGGHGLATAYYLAKYHGITNIAVLEKSYLGGGNTARNTAVIRSNYLTSDGVRFYAESVKMFQALSNEFDFNIMYSERGQLTLAHTDATVRSFRQRAEVNKHFGGRTEMIDRQQIRELVPSLNLDPGHLPVLAGLWHIDGATARHDAVAWGYAKQAAKRGVEIHQLTEVQDLIIENGAITAVKTNRGTIKCGCAVQAIAGHSSLLMAKAGIRSPIQTFPLQAMVTQPFKPFLDPLVSSSALHCYVQQTSRGEVVFGGGSDPYPLFNTRSTLDLKESLLAHAIEMFPFLANAKLMRQWAGITDMTPDYSPIMGLSPVKNYYLDAGWGTWGFKATPICGKTMAELVASGGKVPALIKPFGLERFSTFQQVNEMGATAASH
- a CDS encoding sarcosine oxidase subunit delta → MKIMICPLNGPRNISEFTYGGELKPMPDPVNCSDAEWADYVFNTDNLAGVVREWWMHTPSSYWFLAERHTVTDEILRTFDPKELFTHRVDFNATQEIAG